CGTCGTCGCGGCGATCCGGGACTGGCCCGAAGCGGCGGACGTCGAGCGGGTGGAATGCCTGTGGGAGCCCGGAGTGGTCCTCGCCGCTCGCCTGCGGGAAGCCCTCGGCGTGACGGGCCTCGATGTCGCCGGGGCGCTGCGCTTCCGGAACAAGGAGCTGATGAAGCAGACGCTCGACGCCGCCGGAATTCGCACCCCGCGCCATGCGGCGGCGACGACGGTGGCCGAGGTCTGGTCCGCGGCGGAGCGGCTCGGCTTCCCGGTGATCGTCAAGCCGATCGCCGGCGCCGGCTCGGCCGACACCTACCGCGTCGACGACGCCGACGCTCTGCGCGAGGTGCTGCCGCGCCTGCGCCACGTCGCCGAAGTGAGCGTCGAGGAGTTCGTCGACGGCGAGGAGTACACGTTCGACACGGTGTCGATCGACGGCGAGCCGGCCTTCCACAGCATCGCCTGGTATCGGCCACGACCCTTGGTGGCGCGGAGCGAAGAGTGGATCAGCCCGCAGGTCGTCTGCCTGCGCGACCCCGACCTGCCGCAGCTCGCCGGTGGCGTCGCGATGGGGCGCGCGGTGCTGCGGGCCCTCGGCTTCGGCAGCGGCTTCACCCACATGGAGTGGTATCGCAAGCGCGACGGCGAAGTGGTCTTCGGCGAGATCGGCGGGCGTCCTCCGGGGGCGCATCAGGTCGACCAGATGAACTACGCCTGCGATCTCGACATCTTCCGCGGTTGGGCCGAGGCGGTCTGCCTCGGCCGCTTCACCCAGGCGGTCGAGCGGCGCTACCACGTGGCGACGATCTTCAAGCGCGCGCAGGGTGTGGGGCGGATCCGCCGCATCGAAGGGCTCGAGGCACTGCGCCAGCGCTGCGGCGCGTCGATCGTCTGGGAGAACCTCCTCCCGCTCGGCGCGCCACGCCGCGACTGGCGGCAGACGCTGGTTTCCGACGGTTTCGTCGTCCTGCGTCATCCC
This genomic window from Holophagales bacterium contains:
- a CDS encoding ATP-grasp domain-containing protein, with product MKVLFLSPGYPSEMPHFVRGLSEVGAAVLGVGDQPTSALPELTRRQLAGYLQVASLWDEAAVVAAIRDWPEAADVERVECLWEPGVVLAARLREALGVTGLDVAGALRFRNKELMKQTLDAAGIRTPRHAAATTVAEVWSAAERLGFPVIVKPIAGAGSADTYRVDDADALREVLPRLRHVAEVSVEEFVDGEEYTFDTVSIDGEPAFHSIAWYRPRPLVARSEEWISPQVVCLRDPDLPQLAGGVAMGRAVLRALGFGSGFTHMEWYRKRDGEVVFGEIGGRPPGAHQVDQMNYACDLDIFRGWAEAVCLGRFTQAVERRYHVATIFKRAQGVGRIRRIEGLEALRQRCGASIVWENLLPLGAPRRDWRQTLVSDGFVVLRHPDLSTTLAMADAVGTDLTLFAS